Proteins encoded by one window of Pseudonocardia sp. HH130629-09:
- a CDS encoding TetR/AcrR family transcriptional regulator — protein MKRTERPSARERNRQSILDAAQAVLHENPDASLDEVAARAGVVRRTLYGHFTSRHDLVVALVRAASADFVEKVGEVDPDAADPAVELAATLLRTWSTSRRYGPVIALARRTADDEVRAAMGPFHTIMVRLLENGQRSGVFSRHAAAPVLAEVLQAGSLAYMRGAQEGRWDGDETDVALGHLLTLGMPEADARAAVARATS, from the coding sequence ATGAAACGGACGGAGCGGCCGTCGGCCCGCGAGCGGAACCGGCAGTCCATCCTGGACGCCGCGCAGGCCGTGCTGCACGAGAACCCGGACGCCTCGCTCGACGAGGTCGCGGCCCGCGCCGGGGTCGTGCGGCGCACCCTCTACGGCCACTTCACCAGCCGTCACGACCTCGTGGTCGCACTCGTCCGGGCGGCGTCGGCAGACTTCGTCGAGAAGGTCGGCGAGGTCGACCCCGACGCGGCCGACCCGGCCGTCGAGCTCGCGGCCACCCTCCTGCGCACCTGGAGCACGTCGCGGCGCTACGGCCCGGTCATCGCGCTGGCCCGCCGGACCGCCGACGACGAGGTCCGCGCCGCGATGGGCCCGTTCCACACGATCATGGTCCGGCTGCTGGAGAACGGGCAGCGATCCGGCGTGTTCTCCCGGCACGCCGCGGCCCCGGTGCTGGCCGAGGTGCTACAGGCCGGCTCCCTGGCCTACATGCGCGGCGCACAGGAGGGGCGGTGGGACGGCGACGAGACCGACGTCGCCCTCGGGCACCTGCTGACCCTCGGGATGCCGGAGGCCGACGCGCGGGCCGCGGTCGCGCGAGCCACGTCTTGA
- a CDS encoding PPOX class F420-dependent oxidoreductase: MFTDEEIAYLRSQWIGRLATAQPDGTLQASPVGFGVNTTLGTIDIGGHGMEHSRKFRNVAANGQVAFVVDDVLSTDPWRVRFVEIRGRGEALTEPADSAGQSMGSSAIIRIHPARILTLALSPEEQQVDPHEAGIRARDVG; encoded by the coding sequence ATGTTCACCGACGAGGAGATCGCCTACCTGCGCAGTCAGTGGATCGGGCGGCTCGCCACCGCCCAGCCGGACGGGACGCTGCAGGCCAGCCCGGTGGGTTTCGGTGTTAACACGACGCTGGGCACCATCGACATCGGCGGCCATGGGATGGAGCACAGCCGCAAGTTCCGCAACGTCGCCGCGAACGGGCAGGTCGCCTTCGTCGTCGACGACGTTCTGTCGACCGACCCGTGGCGGGTGCGGTTCGTCGAGATCCGGGGACGGGGCGAGGCGCTGACCGAGCCGGCGGACTCCGCGGGGCAGTCGATGGGGTCGAGTGCGATCATCCGGATCCACCCGGCGCGGATCCTCACCCTCGCGCTGTCACCCGAGGAGCAGCAGGTGGATCCGCACGAGGCGGGGATCCGGGCGCGCGACGTGGGGTGA
- a CDS encoding SRPBCC family protein, with protein sequence MTFEIRREVALPVGPEEVWRAIATPEGQAGWFMTVEDAPDDGVDVVEDPPRRLEQRFGTQAIEYLIEATSGGSTVLRFVHSGIREEDWGDEWETTTGLGWDLYLFTLAEYLRHFPGRPAVYAEAEAPLSPDVWPGVLAALRDPHEGDRVETPVGPGVVDIRTGNYLGIRTDTALVRFHERSSIGMGIAVGHHETGQADRQSLAATWSRWLERVAQR encoded by the coding sequence GTGACGTTCGAGATCCGCCGCGAGGTCGCCCTGCCCGTCGGTCCCGAGGAGGTCTGGCGGGCGATTGCCACCCCCGAGGGGCAGGCCGGCTGGTTCATGACCGTCGAGGACGCCCCTGACGACGGGGTAGATGTCGTCGAGGACCCCCCGCGCCGTCTGGAGCAGCGCTTCGGTACCCAGGCCATCGAGTACCTCATCGAGGCGACGAGCGGTGGCAGCACGGTCCTGCGCTTCGTCCACAGCGGGATCCGGGAGGAGGACTGGGGCGACGAGTGGGAGACCACGACCGGCCTCGGGTGGGACCTCTACCTGTTCACCCTGGCCGAGTATCTCCGCCACTTCCCCGGCCGACCCGCGGTCTACGCCGAGGCGGAGGCGCCACTGAGCCCGGACGTCTGGCCCGGCGTGCTCGCGGCGCTGCGCGACCCGCACGAGGGCGACCGGGTCGAGACACCCGTCGGTCCCGGGGTCGTCGACATCCGTACGGGCAACTACCTCGGGATCCGTACCGACACGGCCCTGGTGCGCTTCCATGAGCGCTCCTCGATCGGGATGGGGATCGCGGTCGGACACCACGAGACCGGGCAGGCCGACCGGCAGTCCCTCGCCGCCACCTGGAGTCGCTGGCTCGAGAGGGTGGCGCAGCGGTGA
- a CDS encoding VOC family protein — MDDYDEAIDFFTHALGFELVEDSPAQSVFEKIMSQG; from the coding sequence GTGGACGACTACGACGAGGCGATCGACTTCTTCACCCACGCGCTGGGATTCGAGTTGGTCGAGGACTCCCCCGCTCAGAGCGTGTTTGAGAAGATCATGTCGCAGGGGTGA
- a CDS encoding transposase, with protein MLGVGAGPRRRQTDPARPLPAHPGAVRLRRRRVRRTPARLGDWATTILQTTVEVVGKPPEQRGFAVLPRRWVVERTLAWLTAHRRLARDYERHPTTAEAMIRWAAINTITRRIARGEPARRQQRYVLTPAT; from the coding sequence GTGCTCGGCGTCGGTGCAGGACCGCGACGGCGCCAAACCGATCCTGCTCGACCTCTACCTGCGCACCCGGGTGCGGTTCGTCTACGCCGACGCCGGGTTCGCCGGACGCCTGCTCGACTGGGCGACTGGGCGACTACGATCCTGCAGACGACGGTCGAGGTCGTCGGCAAGCCGCCTGAGCAGCGCGGATTCGCCGTCCTCCCGCGGCGCTGGGTGGTCGAACGGACCCTGGCCTGGCTCACCGCACACCGACGCCTGGCCCGCGACTACGAACGCCACCCCACCACCGCAGAGGCCATGATCCGCTGGGCCGCGATCAACACCATCACCCGACGCATCGCCCGCGGCGAACCCGCCCGACGCCAGCAGAGGTATGTACTCACCCCTGCGACATGA
- a CDS encoding LLM class flavin-dependent oxidoreductase: MDIAIALPGHVPSFDPAHIPQWARAVEDCEFPTLAVGDRPSWSTPEPLTALAAAAAATTRIGLLSSVLLAPVHTHAGLFATAAATVDRIAGQGRLRLGLAPGAREADYAGSPTRFTRRGKALDAWLNEVRATWARASEGVSGALGPAPVTPGGPPLLFGGEVEATVRRVTRHGVGWIGSAGDPAGFAAFTGRLRAAFTDAGRSDSPQCLVSATVALTSSGPGTGVDAVGDYYADFGPEFRDMAMAMTVTTPSALRDLVTESAESGADGVVLTLNDPDPASVAVVRDALTPHMAN; this comes from the coding sequence GTGGACATCGCGATCGCTCTGCCCGGCCACGTCCCTTCGTTCGACCCGGCCCACATTCCGCAGTGGGCGCGAGCGGTCGAGGACTGTGAGTTCCCCACGCTCGCGGTCGGCGACCGCCCGTCGTGGTCGACCCCCGAGCCGCTGACCGCCTTGGCCGCGGCCGCCGCGGCAACCACGCGGATCGGACTGCTCTCGAGCGTGCTGCTGGCCCCCGTGCACACTCATGCCGGACTGTTCGCCACCGCGGCTGCGACTGTCGACCGGATCGCCGGCCAAGGGCGGCTACGACTGGGCCTGGCCCCCGGCGCGCGGGAGGCCGACTACGCTGGCAGTCCGACACGGTTCACCCGGCGAGGTAAGGCTCTGGACGCCTGGCTGAACGAGGTCAGGGCAACTTGGGCCAGGGCGTCGGAGGGGGTGTCGGGGGCTCTTGGGCCTGCGCCGGTCACCCCGGGTGGCCCGCCGCTGCTGTTCGGGGGCGAGGTCGAGGCGACGGTGCGCCGGGTGACGCGCCACGGTGTCGGCTGGATCGGCAGCGCCGGGGACCCGGCCGGCTTCGCGGCCTTCACCGGGCGGTTGCGCGCGGCGTTCACCGACGCGGGCCGCAGCGATTCTCCGCAATGCCTGGTCTCGGCCACTGTCGCTCTCACGTCCTCCGGACCGGGAACCGGCGTCGACGCCGTCGGCGACTACTACGCCGACTTCGGACCGGAGTTCCGCGACATGGCCATGGCCATGACCGTCACCACCCCGTCGGCCCTACGGGACCTGGTGACCGAGTCGGCCGAATCTGGGGCCGACGGCGTCGTGCTGACCCTCAACGACCCTGATCCCGCATCGGTGGCAGTGGTGCGCGACGCCTTGACTCCGCACATGGCCAACTGA
- a CDS encoding IS5/IS1182 family transposase: MLSYPSALSVSTRALITLTNALQRSRNQRGTRWRRLPIGRHALLALAHLRKGETYPDLAAGFGVGTTTAFRYIREAIDVLAAAAPNLTEAIAVARRKAFVILDGTLLRIDRVAMASGCDRPYYSGKWKCHGMNVQVISDPAGRLVWAAPALPGARHDMGAAREHGIIDALTVAGVQVVADSGYRGAGAMFRLPQRRRPADRDTGERRRPSPSQREINAAHAAQRGPGERANAMLKSWKIRCCPQRTTALVNAIQTLILAG, encoded by the coding sequence GTGCTTTCCTACCCGTCCGCGCTGTCGGTGTCCACTCGCGCGCTGATCACCTTGACCAACGCCCTTCAGCGCAGCCGCAACCAGCGCGGTACTCGCTGGCGGCGCCTCCCGATCGGTCGTCACGCCCTGCTCGCCCTGGCGCACCTGCGCAAGGGCGAGACCTACCCCGACCTCGCCGCTGGTTTCGGGGTCGGCACCACCACGGCGTTCCGCTACATCCGCGAAGCGATCGACGTCCTCGCCGCCGCGGCACCGAACCTGACCGAGGCGATCGCGGTCGCGCGGCGGAAGGCGTTCGTGATCCTCGACGGCACCTTGCTGCGGATCGACCGGGTCGCCATGGCCTCGGGGTGCGACCGCCCGTACTACTCGGGGAAGTGGAAGTGCCACGGCATGAACGTGCAGGTCATCAGCGACCCGGCCGGTCGTCTGGTCTGGGCGGCGCCGGCGTTGCCCGGTGCGCGGCATGACATGGGTGCCGCCCGCGAACACGGGATCATCGACGCCCTCACCGTCGCCGGGGTGCAGGTGGTCGCCGACAGCGGATACCGCGGTGCCGGTGCGATGTTCCGCCTCCCACAGCGACGCCGACCCGCCGATCGCGACACCGGCGAGCGCCGACGGCCCTCACCGAGTCAGCGGGAGATCAACGCCGCCCACGCAGCGCAACGCGGCCCCGGTGAACGCGCGAACGCGATGCTCAAGAGCTGGAAGATCCGGTGCTGCCCGCAGCGGACCACCGCGCTGGTCAACGCGATCCAGACCCTCATCCTCGCTGGCTGA
- a CDS encoding IS3 family transposase (programmed frameshift), with translation MPKKIDPAVRSQAVRLVTEHRSAYSTERAVHVQVAESLGVSRESVRRWVSQHDVDTGVVAGVTSDDREELRRLRAENKRLREVNEVLKSATNFLRGGARPPKPLIVAFVDQMRAAGHAVESILAALNTLGLTIAARTLRAWCARTGTRNGAAGRVAARTVTDALVEDAVRAAAFTTNRAGEPVLAPEGLYGRRKMLALIRRTVLPEAGFGAVDRAMRSVGLAGVVRGKRPRTTIPDSTAQRAADLLDRNFTASAPDSKWVTDFTYVRTYQSFTYVAFIVDCFSQKIVGWHAALTRDVELVDVPLRMALWRRAHEGKAVARDQLICHSDAGSQYTSLRFTEHLHLEGIQPSVGSVGDAYDNALMETINGLYKAECIRTRVFHDGPYRTIADVEYATASWVEWYNNRRLHSSLGMISPTEFEAAHYADTEPSAR, from the exons GTGCCCAAGAAGATCGACCCAGCGGTTCGGAGCCAGGCTGTGCGTCTGGTGACCGAGCATCGTTCGGCGTACTCGACCGAGCGTGCCGTGCATGTCCAGGTCGCTGAGTCACTCGGGGTGTCGCGTGAGTCCGTGCGTCGCTGGGTGTCCCAGCACGACGTCGACACCGGCGTCGTAGCGGGCGTGACCAGCGATGACCGCGAGGAGCTGCGGCGGTTGCGGGCGGAGAACAAGCGCCTGCGCGAGGTCAACGAGGTCCTCAAGTCGGCGACGA ATTTTCTTCGTGGGGGAGCTCGACCCCCGAAACCGCTGATCGTCGCGTTCGTCGATCAGATGCGGGCTGCTGGTCATGCCGTCGAGTCGATCCTTGCTGCCCTCAACACCCTGGGGCTCACGATCGCGGCACGAACCTTGCGGGCCTGGTGCGCTCGGACCGGCACCAGGAACGGCGCCGCCGGCCGGGTCGCGGCCCGGACCGTCACCGACGCCCTGGTCGAAGACGCCGTCCGTGCGGCGGCGTTCACCACCAACCGCGCCGGCGAACCGGTGCTGGCCCCAGAGGGACTTTATGGGCGTCGCAAGATGCTGGCCCTGATCCGTCGAACGGTGCTGCCCGAGGCTGGGTTCGGAGCGGTCGACCGGGCGATGCGCTCGGTGGGGCTGGCCGGAGTGGTCCGCGGGAAACGGCCGCGCACGACCATCCCGGACTCGACCGCCCAGCGGGCCGCTGATCTGCTCGACCGCAACTTCACCGCCTCAGCACCCGACAGCAAGTGGGTCACCGACTTCACCTACGTGCGCACGTATCAGTCGTTCACCTACGTGGCGTTCATCGTGGACTGCTTCTCGCAGAAGATCGTGGGCTGGCACGCCGCGCTCACTCGTGACGTCGAGCTGGTGGACGTGCCGTTACGGATGGCGCTGTGGCGACGTGCCCACGAGGGCAAAGCCGTGGCCCGGGACCAGCTGATCTGCCATTCCGATGCCGGGTCGCAATATACGAGTCTGCGGTTCACCGAGCACCTGCACCTCGAGGGCATACAGCCCTCGGTCGGCAGCGTCGGCGACGCCTACGACAACGCCCTGATGGAGACCATCAACGGCCTCTACAAGGCCGAATGCATCCGCACCCGAGTCTTCCACGACGGCCCCTACCGCACGATCGCCGACGTCGAGTACGCCACCGCCAGCTGGGTCGAGTGGTACAACAACCGCCGACTGCACTCAAGTCTGGGCATGATCAGCCCCACCGAGTTCGAGGCAGCCCACTACGCTGACACAGAACCATCGGCCAGATGA
- a CDS encoding trans-aconitate 2-methyltransferase, producing the protein MSTSWDPALYRAFDDHRSRPFLDLLARVGEPDPALNRVVDAGCGPGHLTGLLADRWPTATVEAFDSSPDMVAAARAAGVDAAQVDVRDWTPPRDTGVLVSNAVLQWVPEHPEVLRRWTAALAPGAWIAVQVPGNFDAPSHVLTREVASLPHWHDRIVLRGDGTVLDPLGYADLLAATGAHVDVWETTYLQRLDGEDPVLRWISGTALRPVRDALDDDAYDAFVRELAPRLRAAYPPRADGSTWFPFRRVFALARTR; encoded by the coding sequence GTGAGCACCAGCTGGGACCCCGCCCTCTACCGCGCCTTCGACGACCACCGCTCCCGCCCGTTCCTCGACCTGCTGGCCCGGGTGGGGGAGCCCGACCCGGCCCTGAACCGGGTCGTCGACGCCGGCTGCGGTCCCGGCCACCTGACCGGGCTGCTGGCCGACCGCTGGCCGACGGCGACGGTGGAGGCGTTCGACTCTTCCCCGGACATGGTCGCCGCGGCCCGGGCCGCGGGCGTCGACGCCGCACAGGTCGACGTGCGCGACTGGACCCCGCCCCGCGACACCGGGGTGCTCGTGTCCAACGCGGTGCTGCAGTGGGTGCCCGAGCACCCCGAGGTGCTGCGCCGCTGGACGGCCGCGCTGGCGCCCGGTGCGTGGATCGCGGTGCAGGTCCCCGGCAACTTCGACGCGCCCTCGCACGTGCTGACCCGCGAGGTCGCCTCGCTGCCGCACTGGCACGACCGGATCGTGCTGCGCGGCGACGGGACCGTGCTCGACCCGCTCGGCTACGCCGACCTCCTGGCCGCCACGGGCGCCCACGTCGACGTGTGGGAGACGACCTACCTGCAGCGGCTCGACGGCGAGGACCCGGTCCTGCGCTGGATCTCCGGCACCGCCCTGCGCCCGGTCCGCGACGCCCTCGACGACGACGCCTACGACGCGTTCGTCCGCGAGCTCGCTCCTCGGCTGCGCGCGGCCTACCCGCCGAGAGCCGACGGCAGCACCTGGTTCCCGTTCCGCCGCGTCTTCGCGCTCGCCCGCACACGCTGA
- the dnaG gene encoding DNA primase: MAGRIRDADITEVRNRTRVEEIVEEYVALRRAGAGSLKGLCPFHDEKSPSFTVRPSHGTFHCFGCGEHGSVIDFVMKMEVIGFPEAVERLAERCGVRLTYEGGGSSVQRDRGTRSRLLEINKKAQAFYAEQLRTPAGRAGMQFLADRGFDEAAAEKFGCGYAPAGWDVVTKHLLSQGFQLDELIKAGISKEGRRGAIDRFHRRLLWPIRDLGGDVVGFGARRLFDDDGIEAKYLNTSETPVYRKTHVLFGLDQAKREIAKTRQVVVVEGYTDVMAMHLAGVTTAVASCGTAFGTEHVSVIRRLIGDDSFDRGEVIYTFDGDAAGQSAAMKAFEGDQNFAAQTFVAVAPDGQDPCDLRNNHGDAAVRDLVARREPLFEFAIRTELRSHDLASAEGRVAALQRTVPLVAQIKREDLRDEYARRLAGWVGWDDIAVVVRRVRESAGVSPEGGRFRRRAPLPAPKRDDTQLHLQREALKAALQIPGVVGPAFDELPEAGFTHPQLAAVHRAIMAAGGVCAGLDGSDWLDAVVAESAGDDVKRLVSELAVEDLELPKRNTDEVRYVNGVLAGVRLGLVEREIADLKSQLQRTNAETDHDEYMDLFGVLVPLEQYKIQLREQASGVAS, from the coding sequence GTGGCAGGACGGATCCGGGACGCCGACATCACCGAGGTCCGCAACCGCACGCGGGTCGAGGAGATCGTCGAGGAGTACGTGGCTCTCCGCCGCGCCGGGGCGGGCTCGCTGAAGGGCCTGTGCCCGTTCCACGACGAGAAGTCCCCGTCGTTCACCGTCCGTCCCTCGCACGGCACGTTCCACTGCTTCGGCTGCGGTGAGCACGGCAGCGTCATCGACTTCGTCATGAAGATGGAGGTCATCGGGTTCCCCGAGGCCGTCGAGCGGCTCGCCGAGCGGTGCGGGGTCCGGCTCACCTACGAGGGCGGCGGCTCCTCGGTGCAGCGCGACCGCGGTACCCGCAGCCGTCTGCTGGAGATCAACAAGAAGGCCCAGGCGTTCTACGCCGAGCAGCTGCGCACCCCCGCCGGGCGGGCTGGGATGCAGTTCCTCGCCGACCGCGGGTTCGACGAGGCCGCCGCGGAGAAGTTCGGCTGCGGCTACGCCCCGGCCGGCTGGGACGTCGTCACCAAGCACCTGCTGTCCCAGGGCTTCCAGCTCGACGAGCTGATCAAGGCGGGCATCTCCAAGGAGGGCCGCCGCGGCGCCATCGACCGCTTCCACCGGCGCCTGCTGTGGCCGATCCGCGACCTGGGCGGCGACGTGGTCGGCTTCGGCGCGCGCCGGCTGTTCGACGACGACGGCATCGAGGCCAAGTACCTCAACACCTCCGAGACACCGGTCTACCGCAAGACCCACGTGCTGTTCGGCCTGGACCAGGCCAAGCGGGAGATCGCGAAGACCCGGCAGGTGGTCGTCGTCGAGGGCTACACCGACGTGATGGCGATGCACCTGGCCGGGGTGACCACGGCGGTCGCTTCCTGTGGCACGGCGTTCGGCACCGAGCACGTCTCGGTCATCCGCAGGCTGATCGGCGACGACTCTTTCGACCGCGGGGAGGTCATCTACACCTTCGACGGCGACGCGGCGGGCCAGAGCGCCGCGATGAAGGCGTTCGAGGGCGACCAGAACTTCGCCGCGCAGACCTTCGTCGCCGTCGCACCGGACGGTCAGGACCCCTGCGACCTGCGCAACAACCACGGCGACGCGGCCGTGAGGGACCTCGTCGCCCGTCGTGAGCCGCTGTTCGAGTTCGCCATCCGCACCGAGCTGCGCAGCCACGACCTCGCCAGCGCCGAGGGCCGGGTCGCGGCGCTGCAGCGGACCGTCCCGCTGGTCGCGCAGATCAAGCGGGAGGACCTGCGGGACGAGTACGCGCGCCGGCTCGCCGGCTGGGTCGGCTGGGACGACATCGCCGTCGTCGTGCGCCGGGTGCGCGAGAGCGCCGGGGTGTCGCCGGAGGGCGGCCGTTTCCGGCGTCGGGCCCCGCTGCCCGCCCCGAAGCGCGACGACACCCAGCTGCACCTGCAGCGCGAGGCGCTCAAGGCGGCCCTGCAGATCCCCGGCGTCGTGGGCCCCGCGTTCGACGAGCTGCCCGAGGCCGGGTTCACCCACCCGCAGCTGGCCGCGGTGCACCGGGCGATCATGGCCGCGGGCGGGGTGTGCGCCGGGCTGGACGGGTCGGACTGGCTCGACGCCGTCGTCGCCGAGAGTGCGGGCGACGACGTGAAACGCCTGGTCAGCGAGCTGGCCGTGGAGGACCTGGAGCTCCCCAAGCGCAACACCGACGAGGTCCGCTACGTCAATGGCGTGCTCGCCGGGGTCCGGCTCGGCCTGGTCGAGCGCGAGATCGCCGACCTCAAGTCGCAGCTGCAGCGCACCAACGCCGAGACCGACCACGACGAGTACATGGACCTGTTCGGGGTGCTCGTCCCGCTGGAGCAGTACAAGATCCAGCTGCGCGAGCAGGCCTCCGGGGTCGCGTCGTGA
- a CDS encoding DMT family transporter, with protein MTSSRWLVPVLAVLFVPLWASGFIAGKIATGSTDVPAVLFWRFVIALVVMLVAVAVQRPGLPRGRAWLHLAVTALLLQVGQFSFVYSGLASGVPAGLSSLILGMAPLLVGLLTPLLLATRLGVGPVLGLLIGATGVYVVLADDLGAGLGGNLVFPVLGMLSLTAGTLYQKRFNDGTPVVTSVVVQMATSLVATLVAWPFLGADWLPRAPSGWAAVAFLGVVNSAGAFVLMFVLLRLRSTVFVSSLLNLVPATTALVAVPVLGEPLTVQAVLGLGIALVGMFVGLGRVPGLRGHPVTADAAAPVEQPDTGAAAPVEQPDTDTAAPPAGGPGRWAGGA; from the coding sequence GTGACCTCCTCGCGTTGGCTCGTCCCGGTGCTGGCCGTGCTCTTCGTGCCGCTCTGGGCGTCCGGCTTCATCGCCGGCAAGATCGCGACCGGCTCCACCGACGTCCCCGCGGTCCTGTTCTGGCGGTTCGTGATCGCGCTGGTCGTGATGCTCGTCGCCGTCGCCGTGCAGCGGCCGGGCCTGCCGCGCGGCCGGGCCTGGCTGCACCTCGCGGTCACGGCGTTGCTGCTGCAGGTCGGGCAGTTCAGCTTCGTCTACAGCGGGCTCGCCTCGGGCGTCCCTGCCGGGCTGTCGAGCCTCATCCTCGGGATGGCGCCGTTGCTGGTCGGGCTGCTGACCCCGTTGCTGCTGGCGACCCGCCTGGGCGTCGGACCGGTGCTGGGCCTGCTGATCGGCGCCACCGGCGTCTACGTCGTACTGGCCGACGACCTCGGTGCCGGTCTCGGCGGCAACCTCGTCTTCCCGGTGCTGGGCATGCTGTCGCTGACGGCCGGCACGCTCTACCAGAAGCGGTTCAACGACGGCACGCCCGTGGTGACCAGCGTCGTGGTCCAGATGGCCACCTCGCTGGTCGCGACCCTGGTCGCCTGGCCGTTCCTCGGTGCGGACTGGCTGCCCCGGGCACCGTCGGGGTGGGCGGCCGTGGCCTTCCTGGGGGTCGTGAACTCGGCGGGCGCCTTCGTGCTGATGTTCGTGCTGCTACGCCTGCGGTCCACGGTCTTCGTGTCGTCGCTGCTGAACCTGGTTCCTGCGACGACGGCGCTGGTCGCCGTGCCCGTGCTCGGGGAGCCGCTCACCGTGCAGGCGGTGCTGGGCCTCGGCATCGCGCTGGTCGGCATGTTCGTCGGCCTGGGTCGGGTGCCCGGCCTGCGCGGTCACCCGGTGACGGCCGACGCCGCCGCCCCGGTGGAGCAGCCGGACACCGGCGCCGCCGCCCCGGTGGAGCAGCCGGACACCGACACCGCCGCACCGCCGGCGGGCGGACCGGGACGCTGGGCCGGAGGCGCCTAG
- a CDS encoding MerR family transcriptional regulator: MALDRLDDPDYPTVAMGQAAYLLEVEPAFLRSLDSAGVVNPHRSPGGHRRYPRNQLEQAARLRTLLDDGHPLGSASWIDRLRGELADSENRLGAAHREIERLRTELARLRTELGDTNPEQPLTTENLQL, from the coding sequence ATGGCACTGGACCGGCTCGACGACCCCGACTACCCGACCGTCGCGATGGGCCAGGCCGCGTACCTACTGGAGGTCGAGCCCGCGTTCCTGCGCAGCCTCGACAGCGCGGGCGTGGTGAACCCGCACCGCTCCCCGGGCGGGCACCGCCGTTACCCGCGCAACCAGCTGGAGCAGGCCGCGCGCCTGCGCACCCTGCTGGACGACGGGCATCCGCTGGGCTCGGCGTCCTGGATCGACCGACTGCGCGGCGAGCTCGCCGACAGCGAGAACCGCCTCGGCGCGGCACACCGCGAGATCGAGCGCCTGCGCACGGAGCTCGCGCGCCTGCGCACCGAGCTCGGCGACACGAATCCAGAGCAGCCCTTGACAACAGAAAATCTCCAGCTATAG
- a CDS encoding HNH endonuclease family protein, producing MRVRGVRVAGLLATMMVLAGCGSPGSFVDVLDAALDTGVVDVGAIAPVTSGTVEDAAAGSASATLRTLAVKGRAPKTGYTRQQFGRSWADIDRDGCDQRNQVLARDMDRETFKAGTHDCVVLTGTLRDSYTGTTIAFTRGQGTSEKVQIDHVVALSDAWQKGAQQLDAATREKIGNDPLNLIAVDGPTNGRKSDGDAATWLPPDSRYRCAYVARQVAVKKKYKLWVTSAERDAIDRVLGTCPTRAVTSDADAAKPAITLR from the coding sequence GTGCGTGTTCGAGGTGTGCGGGTCGCCGGACTGCTGGCGACGATGATGGTGCTGGCCGGGTGCGGATCCCCCGGATCGTTCGTGGACGTGCTGGACGCGGCGCTCGACACCGGCGTCGTCGACGTCGGCGCGATCGCCCCGGTGACCTCCGGGACCGTGGAGGATGCGGCCGCGGGCAGCGCGTCGGCGACGCTGAGGACGCTGGCGGTGAAGGGCCGGGCACCGAAGACCGGCTACACGCGCCAGCAGTTCGGGCGCAGCTGGGCCGACATCGACCGGGACGGCTGCGACCAGCGCAACCAGGTCCTGGCCCGGGACATGGACCGCGAGACGTTCAAGGCGGGCACGCACGACTGCGTCGTGCTGACCGGGACGCTGCGTGACTCCTACACCGGCACCACCATCGCGTTCACCCGCGGCCAGGGCACCAGCGAGAAGGTGCAGATCGACCACGTCGTCGCGCTGTCCGACGCCTGGCAGAAGGGCGCCCAGCAGCTCGACGCGGCCACCCGGGAGAAGATCGGGAACGACCCGCTGAACCTGATCGCCGTCGACGGGCCGACCAACGGCCGCAAGAGCGACGGCGACGCCGCGACCTGGCTCCCGCCGGACAGCCGCTACCGCTGCGCCTACGTCGCGCGTCAGGTCGCGGTGAAGAAGAAGTACAAGCTGTGGGTGACCAGCGCCGAGCGCGACGCGATCGACCGGGTCCTCGGGACCTGCCCGACCCGGGCCGTGACCAGCGATGCCGACGCGGCGAAGCCCGCGATCACCCTGCGCTGA